One region of Deltaproteobacteria bacterium genomic DNA includes:
- a CDS encoding 30S ribosomal protein S1, which produces MEQTEHKEQQLQEKKTDSEVVSEDREEQATETSAIEEEAAQPAAATEQGKEETAAEEVAETETESEMSDVEDEDEAQELDSERTTFQEMYEESLKSIKEGEVVRGTIIQVTDDYVMVDIGYKSEGQIPVSEFLDEKGNLAAKVGDSVDVLLERREDDEGTIVLSKEKAAKIKVWDEISRIYNEDGVIEGTISSKVKGGLSVDIGIQAFLPGSQVDLRPVRNLDSLIGQTYSFKILKYNRKRRNVVLSRRVLLEKEREILKAETLKNLEEGKILEGTVKNITEYGVFVDLGGIDGLLHITDMSWGRVGHPSELCSFGDRIKVMVLSFDPERERVSLGLKQLHEDPWNTVDERYPVGSRITGKVVSLTDYGAFVELEPGIEGLIHVSEMSWTAKIRHPSKVVSVGDVVEAVVLNLSKENRRISLGMKQVEPNPWDIIGEKYPVGTTIQGKIKNITDFGLFIGIDEGIDGLVHISDLSWTKRVKHPSELYKKGQEIQAVVLNIDKDHERFSLGVKQLEPDPWEEIPQRYPVGSTVVGTVTNVTDFGLFVEIEEGIEGLVHVSEISREKIKTPVGTYKEGDEVTAKVVNIGQSERKIGLSIKRLEEQDEKTSYYEYVNSPKAATSNLGQLLKEELEGRASQLSGGEDQE; this is translated from the coding sequence ATGGAACAGACAGAACACAAAGAACAACAACTCCAGGAAAAAAAGACAGACTCGGAAGTGGTGAGTGAGGACCGTGAAGAGCAAGCCACGGAAACCTCGGCAATAGAGGAGGAAGCTGCTCAGCCTGCCGCTGCCACTGAACAAGGAAAAGAAGAAACAGCAGCCGAAGAGGTGGCCGAAACTGAAACGGAATCTGAGATGAGCGACGTAGAAGACGAGGATGAAGCTCAGGAACTCGATTCTGAAAGAACTACTTTTCAGGAAATGTATGAAGAGAGCCTGAAAAGCATCAAAGAAGGAGAGGTCGTCCGCGGCACTATCATCCAAGTGACTGATGACTATGTAATGGTTGACATAGGTTACAAGTCTGAGGGGCAGATCCCTGTTTCCGAATTCCTGGATGAAAAAGGCAACCTCGCAGCCAAGGTTGGCGACTCTGTGGACGTGCTCCTGGAGCGCCGGGAGGATGACGAGGGAACCATTGTTCTGTCGAAGGAAAAAGCCGCCAAGATCAAGGTGTGGGACGAGATAAGCCGCATTTATAATGAAGACGGCGTAATAGAGGGTACCATCTCGTCTAAGGTCAAGGGTGGGCTTTCGGTGGATATCGGCATCCAGGCCTTTCTGCCTGGTTCTCAGGTTGATTTGCGGCCGGTGCGCAATCTCGACAGTCTGATTGGGCAAACCTACAGCTTCAAGATATTGAAATACAACCGCAAGCGAAGGAATGTGGTTCTGTCGAGGCGGGTGCTGCTCGAAAAGGAACGAGAAATACTCAAGGCAGAAACTCTCAAGAATCTCGAGGAAGGAAAGATACTCGAAGGTACGGTGAAAAATATTACCGAGTATGGAGTGTTCGTTGACCTGGGCGGCATTGACGGCTTGCTACATATCACAGACATGAGTTGGGGTAGAGTGGGACACCCGTCAGAATTGTGCTCCTTTGGCGATCGCATAAAAGTGATGGTGCTCAGTTTTGATCCTGAAAGGGAGCGTGTTTCACTCGGCTTGAAGCAGCTGCACGAAGATCCATGGAACACTGTTGATGAACGCTATCCCGTGGGGTCGAGAATTACCGGCAAGGTTGTGAGCCTTACCGACTACGGCGCCTTTGTTGAACTAGAGCCAGGGATCGAGGGTCTCATTCATGTCTCGGAAATGTCCTGGACCGCCAAGATACGTCATCCTTCCAAAGTTGTCTCAGTAGGAGATGTGGTTGAAGCAGTGGTGCTAAATTTGAGCAAAGAAAATCGCAGGATAAGTCTGGGAATGAAACAAGTGGAGCCCAACCCCTGGGATATTATCGGAGAAAAATACCCTGTAGGCACCACTATCCAGGGAAAGATCAAGAACATCACGGATTTTGGTCTCTTTATTGGCATCGACGAAGGGATCGACGGCCTTGTCCATATTTCAGATCTTTCCTGGACCAAAAGGGTCAAACACCCTTCGGAGTTGTATAAGAAAGGTCAGGAGATCCAGGCTGTTGTGTTGAACATCGACAAGGACCACGAACGTTTCTCCCTCGGGGTGAAACAGCTCGAGCCTGATCCCTGGGAAGAAATACCGCAGCGCTACCCCGTTGGCAGTACTGTTGTGGGCACCGTGACAAATGTGACTGATTTTGGTCTGTTCGTTGAAATTGAAGAAGGTATCGAAGGTTTGGTGCACGTATCGGAAATCAGCAGAGAAAAAATCAAGACACCTGTAGGAACCTACAAAGAGGGAGACGAAGTCACGGCCAAGGTGGTCAATATAGGCCAGAGTGAGAGAAAGATTGGTCTCTCCATCAAACGGCTCGAAGAACAGGACGAGAAGACCAGTTACTACGAGTATGTGAACAGCCCCAAGGCGGCAACCTCAAATCTTGGTCAACTGTTGAAAGAAGAGCTTGAAGGTCGGGCAAGTCAGTTGAGCGGGGGAGAAGACCAAGAATAG
- a CDS encoding (d)CMP kinase — protein MVCGRVKVKGRRLVITVDGPAGAGKSTVSRALAERLGYVYVDTGAMYRAVAVLVQRAGKSDDFDEEMLEQICRRLELHLSSENGQVRVIANGEDLTEEIREPHISELASAVSRKAVVRKRLSEIQRTLGQHGGVVLEGRDMGTVVFPDADIKFFLDASSDVRALRRYLELTRKGKKVSRQQVYDQLVERDRNDIARELAPLKPAADAILVDSTNLQVDEVVDFMLDRIRTLSHHHD, from the coding sequence ATAGTTTGCGGAAGGGTTAAAGTGAAAGGTAGAAGACTCGTCATAACAGTAGATGGGCCTGCCGGGGCAGGCAAGAGCACTGTGAGCAGGGCATTGGCAGAAAGGCTGGGATATGTATACGTGGATACGGGTGCCATGTACCGCGCCGTGGCAGTCCTCGTACAGAGGGCCGGCAAGTCAGATGACTTTGACGAAGAGATGCTCGAGCAGATATGCCGCAGACTTGAACTGCATCTCTCCTCAGAGAACGGCCAGGTAAGGGTTATTGCCAATGGAGAGGATCTCACCGAGGAAATCCGCGAGCCTCACATCAGTGAGCTGGCGTCAGCAGTCTCCAGAAAAGCTGTGGTGCGCAAACGGCTCTCGGAGATCCAGAGAACCCTGGGACAACATGGTGGTGTGGTCCTCGAGGGCAGAGACATGGGCACAGTGGTTTTTCCCGACGCTGACATCAAGTTTTTTCTGGATGCAAGTTCGGATGTAAGGGCGCTCAGACGCTATCTCGAACTCACCCGGAAGGGCAAGAAAGTATCCAGACAACAAGTGTACGATCAACTCGTTGAACGGGACAGGAATGATATTGCCCGGGAACTAGCCCCTCTGAAACCTGCCGCTGATGCAATATTGGTGGACTCCACAAATCTACAGGTAGACGAGGTGGTGGACTTCATGCTGGATCGCATTCGCACTCTTTCACATCATCATGATTGA